The nucleotide window tcaaataagttttttataattaataatattttatacgtacaatcatataaataatcatatatattatattttaaaatttaatgtgaaatataaaaaccataacgTAAGTTGGTGTTTAAAATtaggctttgtattgtatttttcttatatatattgaaaatatttttataatagttattagaaaatatgttagtaaaaatcaaattttgaatatatatatatattttttttgaatgattttttgatataaatcactttaaattattgttttgattttaatatttatatatcaaataacatagacccattactttttaatataatgtaatggacttccaatttttagtagcataagtccattattttttttcctaacttactactatccatgtttccaaacaatactatttttttaactactatccatattgccaaacaatctcaatgtgtacttcaactttaataatatagatgattACGGCGAGGAGATAGTTAAAACTCAAACGAACTCAAAAGGAACAGAAACTTAATTGAGTGGAACAAATTAGCACTAATGTTTAGTTAATTAAGAACATTCAGAGAATGAATTCATCATGGCTAATCAAATGTCATAGATCCCTGCAACTGAAATCTAATGGAGATATTTATTTTCTAGAGTAATGAAGGGTGAGTGATGGATGCTCTTGCATGGCCTTCTTTCGTTTGGACCACACTcgttttgtactaacattgaAAGGTGAGGCATATCTACTATATCTACTCACTCTAAACCTATTCATTACAAAAACTGAAAATCTTGGTAAGATCCTACATATAAGCTGTATAgtccttttcttcttttttagcATTTTGTGTTATGGACTTGCTTTTCCTTTGTTTGGTGATTTTCAGGCAAACACAACCAAAAAAAGATGTCAGGTCGATGACAATGACTTATGTAACTTTGTTTCTTATCTCTGAATCTTTGTGTGGTTTCCTTGAACACCAACACCATTACCAATGTAGAAAGCATATTTGAATCAAATGCTGCATTTCTTACAAAGCCCTTAACTTCCAAGATTACACTTGCTTTTGTTTCAGTTGCttgaaaaagaaagtaaagttaaaaaaaaacacacacacataacaaaatatgttttttctttctcaggCAATCCTACTCATGGAATAGTTTTGTCTTTAAGAGAGGGTGAAGCTGATTAGGTTGTGAAAAAGACCCAAAGCTTCTTCGTTTTCCTATTTGATCATGCTGATAGTTCTATCATCCTCTTCACCACTGTGCTCTGTTCTTTACCGCTGCCTCCTCCTGCTTCGAACTGTGGATCATCCACTGGTCTCTTTCCCATACTTTTGTCCTTGAACTCAGGCTCTGCTTCAGACAGAGAAAAAACATCTGCAAAAAATGGGGATGATCTAATTTGATGTTTCAGGGGATTAATCATACCTTAACAATCTCCTTATGTGTTACCCGCCTTCACTAAGCTAAAAATACGATATAAGAAAGTTGGCTGACCTGCGTCGGTCACAAGTCACAACAAGCTTATCCTCAAGCTCATGGGCTCAGAATAGACCCTTTGGCTGCGGAGAAGGCTTCGTGACTTCGTCTGCGAAAGCTACGAACTTTCCCTTCCGATCGTTCGCCGGAAACTGTTTCCGTCAAAACCCAACTACTCGTTTTCCCTCGGAACACGCGAGCTACGGTGGACTGTTTCACACTCTTGGGTCGTTGAAGTAGCAAACGACAATATTTATTGGGCCACTTTGggcttttcttttcctttttactAACCCAGCTTTGAGGCTTCTATATGAAAATTCCTTTTTGaatattcatttatattttcaaatttatgtaTCTAACTTAAAGATGTTTATCTCCTTTATTGAAtttcagaacaaaaaaaaaaatcaataggcACAGTGTTATTTTAACTTGTTTGATACATGTTTCAACTTGATTAGTTCATAAGAAAGCAATTTAAAAGCGATAAGCATCAGAATTGAGACTGAACCCTTGCCTTATCATGATTGTGGGTTGACTCGGTTGTGTTTTGCTTCAGAGATCGAAGCAATTTCACGTGTATACAACACCCGGTTTAGTACGGCTTCACATacttaaagttataaaaatatattttcatgaaatttgaaaataacaataaataatattatttatttacttctATTATTTTTCTCTTCATTTTACTGTTTAACATACTGTGCTCATCAAGTTAAACATAGATTTGTTTTTGCATTGTTGGAGGATCTTCGAAAACACTACCACTAGTGTTACAATACATGGACTTTTACAATATCTTTTGTGGTGCATGTTCACTTGCTCTCTAATGAACAAGTCTCAATAATTTTAAGAAACAGctgtaatatataaaaaaaatcaaaaagtcatGCACTAACAACAATTCATTTTGAAGCTTTGATCCAGTTAATTAACTGAGGCATTTTTCAATTATCATTTACTTGGTGAGTTTAGAATCTTATGTTTTTAgacattatattatttaaatttctatatatgtatatcattTAGTTTAAACTAAATGAACTAATGTATTTAGAAAGTAAGGTTTGTATGTGTTACCGACGCTTATTTTATTTTGCCTTTATAAAATATCACAAGGTAACTACGCCACAAAAACCTAATCTTTGAAAATAGGTCCCATTAAAATATGATGGCACACAACACTAGACTCATGTGAAGGGAAACAACTATTATGGaaagtataatatattattttaaaatcgtTCTTTTTAATATGCTAGAAGACGATATAATTTACCCTAAATTATTAATTCAGTCGTTTACCATTTGTACATCTTGGTCCCTCTTTACAATTGTCAACAgcatttgtaataatattttaaaataaacaaattagtTGGTATAGAAAGAAACCAAATACAGAAAAGTCGGCACATCCTGAGATTGAGAGACAGTGAAGCTTTGTAAAATGACAATTTCCTTATTTTTATCGAAAAGACAGCAAGACACTATACTGGCCAAAGTCATGTTCAGATTTACCAAATAAATGTCTTTACCATATTAAAGTTTAAACTCTATTTACGAGTTTTCTTTTTTAGTCTATTTACGAGTTAGCTTAACAACACTAGCTAAACTGCATGTATATATTGATAAAGTCAGTTACTCAATGTATTGTTTTTTAACAGTATGAATTACTCGATGTATTTTAAGAAATGAAAGTGGACgatttacatataaaattttgCATAATATATAAGCGTGAAAAAGAGGCTATAAAAAACTTGTAGTTCAAATTTCGGACGTATGAAACAAATATTAGTACGTTCTTATCATatgttatatttgtatatttcttATAGAGAGATTATATTTGTATCTTATACTATGTATTATTTTGTCTTTGGTATAATAAGGCATCTAGAATAACTCTCAGTTGTGACGTGCCGTTGCAGGCTTGCAGCTACTGGTTGGCTAATCCCAAAGTCAAAGCAATTATATAATGATACATCATCATTATAATCAACGACTAATTTTTCTTCaaattgataattaatataCATAACAGTCAACATAaggtaacaaaaacaaaacaaatcaaaaaacaaaacaataatcttttttttttctcgttaaCCACAATAACCAAGATATGTGAATTATTTCTTGATAGTAAACCAACATATTTACAGATAAAATCGTCAAAGTAAAGCTAAAATATACTTGTGTACTCATGATAAAAATATGTATCAAGACCAAAACTATGAAAGACctattaaagaaaataaacaaaaagatctaaatatttaatatcctcctttaagacaaaaaaaaactaggtaAAGTCTGATCAGGCTTTGGTTTGAATGTTACCACTCTAATCAAGAACGTGTAATCGTCATTCATCAATGGTGCAACGGATTGGGTCCGGAGGGAACTCGGCGTTTCTCCACTCCGTAACGGGGATCGATCTCATCGCCGTCGTCTTTCTCGCCGGAAGGACGATGATGGTGGTTGTTCTCTCGGGGATGGAAAGGAGTGAAGTCAAATCTATGGGAGAGAGCTTTTCTGCTGACTAATCTAGTGGTGTCGGGACTGCGGTCCTGGTGCTTCGGCATCGACGGCTCATCCGCATTTGGAGAGTAAAGATGGTGGAGGTTGAAGGAATACAAGTAGTggaggaggagaaagaagaatgaGAGCCAGAGAACTATAAAGAGAATTTGAGAGAATTTCAAAGCCATGGACGATGAGAGAGGAAACAGAAGATGATGAAGGATATTTTAGCATAACAAGAGCCCAGAGGCCAGACTTTTTCTTATAATCTGCCAAAAAAAACTGTTAATCAATAAGAAAAGGCCAAAAAGATGTTGTTTCTAAGTTTGTGGATGTATTTGGAAAGAAACAGAAGAAAGTTTTGTTGGACAGTTCGGAAGACAATATTGTAAAAGCtaatcaatatatttatatatatcatatagttgACAAAGTGTAAAGTTTAAGAGATGTGAGGGAGTGGGATTTTGTCTTTTCAACGCAGGATGCTTTATCATGTGTGCTCTATTTTTATAAAAGTAGCCCAGTTTATGTGTTAATTAAAAGCTTTGGTGGTAATCCCTGTTTTTCTTTCTGTTGTTAGAAGAAAGTTTGATAAAACTAATAACTGATTTCCTTTTCTGTCTTTCTCGTCATCTGAATACCATGTAATATACTAATATAATATaacctttttatatatttgtacatataaaatattagcaGAATGTCGTTAACAAAAAATAGCAATCGAGAGTAGCTATATTGACAAAAACTTgagaaattttaatattaatagtatttttaattgtttaaagGCGATTTTTGTTTGTATctatatgttttataatttaaaaaaaaactctagatGGACGCATATTTTGAATTCAAACATGATAAAATGAATTATGCATACTGAATCCAAACATGTCTAGTCTAAAAAAATTTCGTTGTTATGTCATCAGCTGGATCAAAACATGATAGACTGAATGAATTATGCATATTGTCGGGGAAAAATAAACAGTGTTTGTAAAGATAAACCAACAAAAGGCATCAAGTCAAcgatattttttaacaaaatatcatattattatCATGAGGATGAATTAATATTACGATAATAATACGTACATAAACAGAATCTACATTGGTTAATCATTGATATACAAAAGGCAAAACCATAATTATAAGGTACTAAACCTTGTAAAGAAAATAGTGCATCGAGGTATCTTAGAATTCAAGAAATTGAAAAAGAGGCATGATTGTAACTTAGCAATTACTATGAAAAAAATATCTGGAATGGTGAAAATAGTATAATAAAATCTTCCGAATAATGAAATATTTGATTTCATAGTTGTGTAATCGATGGTATTATATTTGCAGGAGAAGATTGCATTCACTCGTATTGTATTAATAGGTCTAATTATAGTCGACGTGTGAACAGAGTAATGAATGAACTATCGATCCATTGCCTTTACATGTGCTCTGAAAAAAATTAGCTATTGCGTCGTGGACTTTTAATGAAACCACGTTCCAGATATGactttctttaatattttttttccgataataaatttatttctgTCACAAAAGGTTGACTTTCATAGATGCAAGGTGTTATGTTTCTCTTGTTGCAcaatatatcatattaaaacTTGCATATATTGAATCACTTTTTATAAAGGATAATCGTTAgaggtatatatatactatgAATCGTTTATATGTGCTTTGGTGACATCTATAGACTATAGTATTAAGGTTGAGTTGCGGTatatgttaat belongs to Brassica rapa cultivar Chiifu-401-42 chromosome A07, CAAS_Brap_v3.01, whole genome shotgun sequence and includes:
- the LOC103831290 gene encoding CLAVATA3/ESR (CLE)-related protein 12, whose product is NILHHLLFPLSSSMALKFSQILFIVLWLSFFFLLLHYLYSFNLHHLYSPNADEPSMPKHQDRSPDTTRLVSRKALSHRFDFTPFHPRENNHHHRPSGEKDDGDEIDPRYGVEKRRVPSGPNPLHH